A region of the Longimicrobiaceae bacterium genome:
CGGATGGCTGTTCCTCGCCAGCAAGATTGCCGCTGCCGGCACTGTGGCGCTGGGCCTCGCCGGCTACCTGGACACGGTGCTGCCGGGCCTTCGCCCGCGAGTCGTCGCCGTGGTGGCGGTCGTCGTCTTCACCATCGTCAACTATTTCGGCATCCGGCGCTCCAGCTGGGCCAACCTCGCCATCGTGGCGGTTTCCCTGGGTGCGCTGGTCACCTTCGTCGTCGCGGGGATGGCCAGCGATTCCGTCCGCCTTGACAACCTGACCCCTTTTGCGCCCGCTGGCTGGCGCGGGGTTCTGGAGAGCGGGGCGCTCCTCTTCTTCGCCTACACCGGCTACGCGCGCGTGGCCACCCTCGGGGAGGAGGTGCGGGACCCGAGGCGCACCATCCCGCGGGCGATCCTGGTCACGATCGTCGGGGCGGTCCTCCTGTACGTCGCGGTGGCCTTCACCGCGGTCGGTGCCGTCGGGGCCGAGCCGATGTCGCGCACCCCGGCCCCGCTGCAGGTGGCCGCGGAGGGCTTCGGCCTCCCGTGGGTTGCCGTGGTGGTCGCGATAGGGGGCGTGGCAGCGATGCTCGGCGTGATCCTGTCCCAGCTCCTGGCGCTCTCCCGGATGGTGTACGCCATGGCCCGACAGCGAGACCTGCCGGCCTTCCTGGGCTATGTTCATCCTCGTTATCAGGTGCCCGGACGCGCCGTGCTGGTGGTTGGTGCGATTGCGGCGGTGGTCGCGGCCGCGGGGACCCTGCGCGGCATCGCCTCCGCCGCCGCCTTCACCATCCTCGTCTACTACGGCATCGCCAACCTCTGCGCGCTGCGCATGCCGCGCGAGGCCAAGCTGTACTCCGACTGGATCCCACGGCTCGGCTTCCTGAGCTGCGTCGTACTCGCGCTCTCGCTGACCGCACCGGTTGTCTTCTCCGGCCTGGCCGTGCTCGCACTGGGGCTCGGTCTACGCCTGGTGATGCTCGCGCGGCACCGATAATCCGTAATCCGTAATTCGTAATTCGTAATCCGTAACTGCGGCCCCCGCCCCACCATCCGCTTCACCCGCGCTTCCCCCGTAGGTGCCCTGGCCTCACCCCGCGCTCGACCGCCCCGAGCAGGCCGTCGATGATCAGGGCGAGCGCGGCGGCCGGAAGAGCTCCCGAGAGGATCATGCGCGAATCAGCGATGGCGAGACCCTGGACGATCGGCTCGCCGAGACCACCCGCGCCGATGAAGGCCGCGAGGGTCGCCGCACCCACGGTGATGACCGCCGCCGTACGCACACCAGTCATGATGACGGGCGCCGCCAGCGGCAGGCGCACCTGCATGAGCCGCTGCATCGGGGTCATCCCCAGTGCCTCGGCGGCCTCGACGGCCGCCGGATCGGCCTCGCGCACGCCCGTATAGGTGCCGCGGGCAATGGGGTAGAGGGCGTAGATCCACAGCGCCACCACGGCGGGGACTACGCCCACCCCGAGCAGCGGGACCATGAAGGCGAGCAGGGCGATGCTGGGGATCGTCTGCAGCACGCCCAGCGCGCCCAGCGCGGGTCCCGACGCCGCTCTCCCTCGCTCCAGGGCCAGACCCAGGGGCATGGCGACGAGGACGGCTCCCCCCAGGGCGAGACCGACCAGCTCCAGGTGTCGCAGGCCGAGGCGCAGCAGCTCCCCGCGCCGATTCCAGAGGTACGCGGCGAAGGACTCGCCGCGGCTCCCCTGGGGCGAGCCGAGAGCCGCCCCTGCACCGGGGAGACCGCGGGCTGACGACAATCCCAGCGCGTTCAGCGCTGACGCCGCCACCACCTCGACCGGCTCGCCGTCCACCTCCGTCCGCCGGTTGAGCGCGCGCATGGTCGCCTCGTCGAGCCGCCCGCTGAGCAGGCTGAGCGCCGCGATCACATCCGTACGGTCGGCCACCCGTGGACCGAGGAGCGCGGCCGCCTCGTAGGGCGGGAAGAAGCCGCGATCGTCCTCCAGGACCACCAGGCCGTACCGTTCCAGCAGGCCATCGGTGGAGAAGCCATCGACCACGTCCACCGCACCATCCGCGAGCGCCCGGTATTTGAGCGCGGGCAGCAGCGGCCGGATCTCCGCGGGTCGGATCCCCTCCCCGTACGCCTGGATGAGCCCGGCGAGACCGTCGGATCGAGCGATGAAATCCGGGGTGAAGCCCGCCCTCAGCTCCAATCCGCGCCGCGCCAGGTCGCTCAGCGTGCGCAGGCCGTATTCTTCAGCGGTCTCCGGGCGGACCGCGATGGCGTAGGTGTTCTCGAAGCCGAGCGGCGGCAGCCATCGGACGTCGTAGCGCTCAGCAAACTCGCGGGCGACGTGGGCGTACACCTGGCGCGGCCGGGCCAGCACCTCGGGAGGAAGAGTGTCGTGGAGGACCGCGAGCAGGCCGGTGCCGGTGTATTCCGGATAGATGTCGATGGCACCGGTGCGCAGAGCCCCGAAGGCGATCTCGGTGGCGCCGAGGCCAGGCCGCCGCTCGACGGCGATACCGTGCGCCTCGAGCAGCTGGGCGAACATCTCCGCGAGAAGGTACGACTCGCCGAAGGGCTTCGAGGCAACCACCACCGGATCGGGCGTCGTGCTCGATGCGGGACGCCCGGCTTCCCCCTGTGCACCCGTCCACTCGGCGCAGAGCATCAACACGAGCAGCGAGGTGATGACCAGACCGACCCGGCCGATCATCGCGCCGCCCTCCGACCCTTTCCGGCGAGCGCCCGTTCGATGAGCCTGCCCACGTACGGAGTTGCTGGCGATTCGACGAGCTGCTCGAAAGTTCCCCGCTGCTCGATGCGGCCCGCGCGCATCACCACCAGCTCGTCTGCCAGCAGGTCGGCTTCCAGCAGGTCGTGGGTCACCAGCAGGGTGGTGATGCCGAGCTCACGCCGCAGCGTCACCATCGCATCCTGCACTTCCGAGCGGGAGATGGCGTCCAGCGCGCCGAAGGGCTCGTCCATCAATAGCACGCCCGGACGGGCGGCGATCGCTCGGGCCAGCGAAGCGCGCTGCCGCTGCCCTCCGGAGAGCTCCTGGGGAAAGCGATCGCCGAACTGCTCCGGCGACAGACCGACCAGCTCGAGCGCACGCGCCGCAGCGTCATTGGCGTCCACCCGACCGAGCAGCGTGGGCACCAGCGCCACGTTGCGCAGCACCCGCCAGTGGGGGAGAAGGCCCCCGTGTTGGGGCACATAGCCGACCCGGCGGCGAAGCTGCACGGCCGGTTGCTGCGCCACGTTCACTCCACCCACGAGCACCACCCCTTCGGACGGCACCACCATCCGGTTGAAGCAACGG
Encoded here:
- a CDS encoding APC family permease, which codes for MTSGSETQLRRDLGLLDAVGVGFGAIVGAGIFVVTGVAAGIAGPAFLVGLVIAGIAATCNALSAAQLAAEYPRSGGTYEYGYQVLNPWAGFTAGWLFLASKIAAAGTVALGLAGYLDTVLPGLRPRVVAVVAVVVFTIVNYFGIRRSSWANLAIVAVSLGALVTFVVAGMASDSVRLDNLTPFAPAGWRGVLESGALLFFAYTGYARVATLGEEVRDPRRTIPRAILVTIVGAVLLYVAVAFTAVGAVGAEPMSRTPAPLQVAAEGFGLPWVAVVVAIGGVAAMLGVILSQLLALSRMVYAMARQRDLPAFLGYVHPRYQVPGRAVLVVGAIAAVVAAAGTLRGIASAAAFTILVYYGIANLCALRMPREAKLYSDWIPRLGFLSCVVLALSLTAPVVFSGLAVLALGLGLRLVMLARHR
- a CDS encoding glycine betaine ABC transporter substrate-binding protein, producing MIGRVGLVITSLLVLMLCAEWTGAQGEAGRPASSTTPDPVVVASKPFGESYLLAEMFAQLLEAHGIAVERRPGLGATEIAFGALRTGAIDIYPEYTGTGLLAVLHDTLPPEVLARPRQVYAHVAREFAERYDVRWLPPLGFENTYAIAVRPETAEEYGLRTLSDLARRGLELRAGFTPDFIARSDGLAGLIQAYGEGIRPAEIRPLLPALKYRALADGAVDVVDGFSTDGLLERYGLVVLEDDRGFFPPYEAAALLGPRVADRTDVIAALSLLSGRLDEATMRALNRRTEVDGEPVEVVAASALNALGLSSARGLPGAGAALGSPQGSRGESFAAYLWNRRGELLRLGLRHLELVGLALGGAVLVAMPLGLALERGRAASGPALGALGVLQTIPSIALLAFMVPLLGVGVVPAVVALWIYALYPIARGTYTGVREADPAAVEAAEALGMTPMQRLMQVRLPLAAPVIMTGVRTAAVITVGAATLAAFIGAGGLGEPIVQGLAIADSRMILSGALPAAALALIIDGLLGAVERGVRPGHLRGKRG
- a CDS encoding ATP-binding cassette domain-containing protein; amino-acid sequence: MTESLNLASLTELDRPVTLEARGVRVALGGTIAVDRVDLRVERGECVALVGESGAGKTTLLRCFNRMVVPSEGVVLVGGVNVAQQPAVQLRRRVGYVPQHGGLLPHWRVLRNVALVPTLLGRVDANDAAARALELVGLSPEQFGDRFPQELSGGQRQRASLARAIAARPGVLLMDEPFGALDAISRSEVQDAMVTLRRELGITTLLVTHDLLEADLLADELVVMRAGRIEQRGTFEQLVESPATPYVGRLIERALAGKGRRAAR